In Chloroflexia bacterium SDU3-3, one DNA window encodes the following:
- a CDS encoding poly(hydroxyalkanoate) granule-associated protein, with the protein MSEEVEVKVTSAQPAGHAPSLFDGVRRLVLASIGAVAITRDEAEKVIDQLVERGELAQKEGERLTSELGQRLRATRAEAEQGGTHLNRQIEQGIEQVLGRLNIPSKREIDELTAKIAELNAQIAALKSGGDQH; encoded by the coding sequence ATGAGCGAAGAAGTCGAGGTCAAGGTGACATCCGCGCAGCCCGCTGGCCACGCGCCCTCGCTGTTCGATGGCGTGCGCAGGCTGGTGCTGGCCAGCATCGGCGCGGTGGCCATCACCCGCGACGAGGCCGAGAAGGTGATCGACCAGCTGGTGGAGCGCGGCGAGCTGGCCCAGAAAGAGGGCGAGCGCCTGACGAGCGAGCTGGGCCAGCGGCTGCGCGCAACGCGGGCCGAGGCCGAGCAGGGCGGCACGCACCTGAATCGCCAGATCGAGCAGGGCATCGAGCAGGTGCTCGGGCGGCTGAATATCCCCAGCAAGCGCGAGATCGACGAGCTGACGGCCAAGATCGCCGAGCTGAATGCCCAGATCGCGGCGCTGAAGAGCGGCGGCGACCAGCACTAG